The Phragmitibacter flavus genome includes the window GATGATCGACATTTTGTCGGCATGTTTGGCCAGGCGCGTCATGTAGCCGCCGAACTGGATGCCGCCGACATTGGTTTTGATGAGATCTTTTGCACCCTTGGTGTCGCCGGTCTTTGGATCAAAGGTATCGATGTGGCTCATGCCGCCTCCCATATAAAGATAGATGACCGATTTTGCCCTGCCTTTGACGTTGGGCGGAACCGCTGAGGACGCACCGAAGGCTTGATCGGCTTCCGCAAGAAGGCTAACTCCGAGGGTCGTTTTGGCGGCTCGCATGATGAAGGCGCGTCGTGAGGATGGGTCTAGTTTCAAAGATGGGTTCATGGTAGATAGGATGTTATTGGATGAAGTAAAATTCGCGGGTGTTGATGAGCGCCCAGATGATGTCGGCATAGGCGTCGTCGCCATGAGCGGCCAGTTCCTGGCGGGCAATGTCTTTCTCGGTAAGGGTGGGGCGACGGTTGAGGATACTTAGAAAGACGCTTTCGACCTTATCAGGTGGCGAAGCGACCTTGGACATGTTGCGCATGACAAGGGAGTCTTGATTGGTCAGCATTTTCTGAACTTGACCATTCATCAGCATCAAGATCTGCGGGATGTTACCCTCGCGGTTTCCTCCGTCCATGACTTGGCGGGTAGATTGTCCGAACTGCAAAAGAAAATGTCCGGCAGGGGCAGGTTGTGGTAACTCCGAAGCACGCATGAGTTTCAGCCCTTCATGAGTCAGATAACCATCGGCGGAGCCAGTCGTCATGTCTGGCGTGGATGCGTTCATCTCGCTCATGCCGCCTCCCGTGTCGGCCATGGCGAGGCCGCCGGCGGCCTTGCTGCGGATTCGTGCATCAACACTCTCCACGGCCTGCAGTTTGCGGAGAATGATTTGTGCATCAAGGGCGGGATTGAGCATGTTCATTTCGACCGCCCGGCCATAAAGGTCACTTTCGTTGTTTTTGAACTTGTCGGGTTCTCCGAGCACCAGGGTCATGAAAGAATCCCAGGCCTGTTCAGCGCTCATCCGGCGCAACACGGGTCCCTGGAAATGATAAGGTTCACCCATGGCCAGCTCATGGTTGGTTGCCTGGCTTTGATAGGCGCGGGTGTTGTAAAGGATGCGCATGAATTCTTTGAGGTTGAATTTCAAGCGAATCATTTCGCTGGTCAGGTGCTTCAACAACGCGGGGTTGTAAGCATCGTCAGGGTTGTCCAGTTGGGTGACTGAAGGCATGAGGGAAAGACCAAAAGCGCGCTGCCACATGCGGTTGGCAATGGACATGGCAAAGCGTGGGTTTTCGGCATGGGTTACCCAGCCGGCAAAGGATTGCCGTAACCCGTCAACGTCCCCGGTGCGCCGCGCTGCCATGGTTTTGTAAGCCGCGTTGTGGCGCGGGTTGGTGTCTGGCCAAACGATCAATTTGGGTTCGACGGGTTCCCCGGGAGTTCCGTCTTTGTAAGCGTAGTCGTGAGGCAGGCGCAGGCGGTTTTCCTGCAGGTCGTTGATGTCGTAGAGATTTGATCCCACCAGGTTGTTGATTTTTCCACCGAAGGATTTGCCGTCTCTGCCATTGGCGGTCAGTAGATCTTGCGCGGCCTGCACCAGATCGCGTCGGCGTTCGCGAGGAAAGTCGCTGTTGCTGGTCATGGTGGAGGTGGCGCCGAAGAAGGCGGCCATCTGGTAGAAATCGCGCTGGGTCCATTCGGCGAACGGATGGTCATGGCATTGGGCGCAGGAGAGGTCGGTTCCAAGAAACACCGAGAGGGTGTTGGCCAGGTTGTCGAGGGGCATTGAGGAGTCTCTTAACAAATAACCGGCGGGGCCGTTGTTCCAGACTTTGCCTTTGGCGGCGAGAAGTTCGTAAACCAGTTCGTTCCAGGGGCGGTTGTTGCGAATCTGCTCCTTCATCCATTGGATGTAGTTGGAGCTGCGGATATAAAATCCGTAGTGATCGACGATGCGCAGCATTTCCGCCAGATAGTTGTATAAGTGGCTGACATGGCCGTCGGATTCGAGCAGGGTGTCGATAAGTCGCATGCGCTTGTCGTTGGCATTGCTCTGGAGAAATGAGACGGTTTCTTGCTGGTTGGGAATACGCCCGGCAATATCGAGATAGGCGCGGCGCACAAACTGTTCGTCGTTCAATGGGGGGTTGGGTTTTAGAGGCGCGAACTTGCCGTCTTTGCGGGTGGCATCATGACTGAGTTTTTGGTTTGCTTTATGAAGCCCGGCGAGCACCAGTTCATCCACCTTGGCGGCGGCTTGCGCGGCGTTCATGTGGGTCGGCACGCTGTTAAGTGCGCTGGCGAGTGGAGAGGGCGGCAATGATCGGGCTGCCTTTTGGTCTTCCGCAGACAAAAGTTCCAGGGCAATGGCGTGAATGTTGCCATTGGCAAGCTGGATGTGGACGCTATCTCCCTGCAGCATGATGAAGGTGGCACTGACCTTCCGTCCCTCGACATCCGTCCAAATGCGGGGGGTTTTGGTATCTGCAAGAATGGAACCGGCGGCCAGTTGGATGGCGAGCAAGATGGAGATGCGGGTTGCTTTGAATAACCTCATAAAGTGACTTGGTGTTGTTAGTCATTAAAACGAGAAAGTGCCGGGGGCATTAGGACGAAGGCATAGAACGAATATCCTAGGACGCATATCCAATGGCGGGAGGTTCAGCGTTTGGTCATGCTGGAGGGATGATCTTCACACTCTTTACACATGAATATCCCCAACCGTCATGATTCACCGCCTGTCAGGCCGGTGAAGATCCAAAGTCTTCAGCGGGAGCATGAGCTGTTGTCGATGCCTGAACCGCTGGAAGCGGAGGTGAGCATGGATGAGGTATCTGCTGCGGGGAAGAAGGACCATGTTTTTGTTAGCTACTGGCGCAAGGCCGGTGGCGGGTCACTTTCGGTGAGCATCGCCTTGCATGTGGCGTTGTTGGTGGCGGCCTATTTTATCGTGGATACGATTTCGCCGCCCGAAGCCAAGGTGGATTTTGTGCCGGGGGGAGGCAGCAAGGCGGCGGCGCAGGCCTCGCAGGAGCGCACCCATCAGGTGCAGCAAAAGAAGTTCAACAAGATGCAGCAGTCGATGCCGATGAAGCGGATTGTGGTGGAAAGTTCGAGCGCGACGATTTCGTTGCCTGATCTGCCGCTGGAGGACATTGATTTGCCGGATACCAGCAGCATGATGGGTGGGGCGATGGGGGGCGGGGGATTCGGTTCTGCTGGCGTTGGCTTGGGTTCAGGGAATGGCATCGGCTCGGGAGCGATGAAGGGATTTGCGGGGATGACTTTTTTTGGGAAGATTGGTGGAGATGGGATTCCCGGCAGTTTCTATGATTTGAAACAGGATCGAAAAAGGCAGCCGCTAACTTATGGCAGGGGCAACCAGGCAGAGACGTTTCGGGAGTATGCGGGACATATCAACAAGGTGGCGGCCAGGCGGTTTGGTGCGTCGGTGTTGGATGGCTATTACAAGGCGAGTCAGGAGGTGAATTTCACTTATCTTTTGGTGCCCACAGATACCTTGGCGACGGAGGGGCCGAAGTGTTTTGGTGCGGAGAAAGAAGTGCAGCCGAGCGGGTGGTTTGTGCATTACACGGGCAATGTGGTGGCTCCTGACAATGGCGAATGGCGCTTTGTGGGGTTTTTCGATGACTTGTTGATTGTTTACATCAATGGCAAGCCGGTGCTGGATGGTTCGTGGAATCCGATGGTGGAGCGGAGTGGGAGAAACGGGGATGTGGATGATATTCGCCAGGAGTTTCGTGGGCCGTCGATTGCGGGCGATCGCACGGCTTATGTGGGCAGGTGGATCAAGTTCAGCGGGTCGACCCGCATTGACATTGTGGTGGGGGAGACGCCAGGAGGCAAGGTGGGGGGATTGTTGATGGTGGAGAAGAAGGGGGCGACTTATGAGAGGCGGGCGGATGGAACGCCGATTCTTCCGTTGTTTAGTGCGGTGGCGTTGGATGCGGGAGAGAAGAAGGGGTTGATGGAGAATGCTTTCGCCAAGCGGGTTCAGGTGGATCCGAACATGCCGGTGTTCGAGGTGAAGAAGTCGGTGTTTAGGTGAGGGGGGGATTGGATGGGCTTTAAGCAGGAGAGCAGACAACCAGAAGAAAGCCGCGTGAGAGATGGATAGGGAACTCAGGCGGGTGCGATGTTGATCGAATCAGCGCTAAAACCTTTGTTCTATTGGCTATGATTTTGAGGCTGCTGTTCGTTATATTTTGACCATTTCCATTTTCCCATGATTTCACGTTATCTGCCGTTCGCCCTTGTGATCCTTTGTCTTTGTTCCTTGCAGGCAATGGCGGCTCCCAAACTGCCCAAAGATCCCGAGAAAGTTTTGGCTTCAAGATTGAATCCGTTGTCCAAGGGGCAGGCGCGGGAAGTGCCCAATCGATTCCGAATCATCCTTTCATTCATGGAGTTGGCGGAGCAACGTTCGCCTCAAGGAGCAGAGGAAATTCTGCGCCGGGCTTACAACGAACGTGGTGATATCGGTCCGATGCGTCGAACCGCTTCGGTCATTGCGATCACGGCGGCTTGGCGGGAGGCGCGTGCACTGGGGGCGTTTGACGAGCAACATGCCTTCACGACAAAGATTACCAAGGGTGCTGACGTGGGGCAGTCGGTGGTTTTTGAACCGATTGTGCCGGTGGCAGAGGCACCGGAGTTTGCTGCGGAGCTGGCCAACTACCGGCTGGTTCAACCGAGTCGTGCACGCAAGGAGGGGGAGCCACTTTCGCATCGGGATTCCGCCGCCATCGAGGGATTGCAGAACATCATGCAGGAAGCGAAGAAAATGGACACGGTGGGCAACCATGCAGAGGCCTGGAAACGAGATATGGAGGCCGCCGGCGATCTGGCAAAGCAGGTGCCCAAAGTGCGGTTGAGCATGATGTCTTTTTCCTCACCCTCAAAAAAGAACGGGGAGGTCTGGCAGACCAGGATTGATATTGGCAACGCCTCCGAAGTGCCGAGCGAGGTGACCCTTCATTGTTACATGATCGGCAGGCTCTGGAAGAAAAAGGATATTTATGTCATGCAGCATCACACCCAGCAGCTCAAGCTGCGCGGGACGGAGGTGAAGGAGCTGACGCTGGCCACCCGTAGTCGCAGCCATTGCAAGAAGGTGATGGATGATCACGAAAAGCTCAGCAAAGATGAACGCAAAAAGAGCGAGCTGGATTATGTGGGCTCGTTGACCATCGTTCAGCACAATGGCACGACGTTGGCCACTGCGGCGACCTACAGTTCGTTGTTGAAGCTTCTCGATGCCAAGCAGCAGTTTCCCGGTGAGGTTTTGATTCTGGGCAAGTAGGCAGCCCTCCGATACTCAGATTCCAAGCTCAAGGTTGTCGATGAGCCGGGTCTTTCCAAAGAATACGGCGGTGGCCAGCAGGCTGCGGTCGTTGGCACAGGGATCGGGGATCAGCGTGTCCCGGTTGACGCAGGCGATGTAGTCCAACCGATGCAGCGGGGCGGCATAGGCGAGATGTTTTTCGAACATGGCGGTGAGCATGTTGGAATCCGTTTCGCCGCTGAGGAAACGTTCGTTGACGAACTCCAGCCCCCGGCGGATTTCCACGGCCTGATCGCGCTCATCTTGATTGAGATAACGATTTCTGGAACTGAGCGCGAGGCCGTCGGGTTCGCGCACGGTTTCGATGCCGATGATCTCCACCGGAACGTCCAGGTCGCGCGTCATGCGGCGGATGATGGCGAGCTGTTGATAATCTTTTTTTCCAAACACCGAGTGCGTCGGCTGGATGATGTTGAAGAGTTTTAGCACGACCAGACAGACGCCATCAAAATGTCCAGGGCGGCTTGCCCCGCACAGGGTGGTGGAGAGACTGGTCTCCAGAACCTGCATGGATCGGTCGGGTGGATAAACTTCGTTTGCATCGGGCGCAAAAATCATGTCGACGCCAGCTGCCTCACATTTTTCGGCATCGGCTTGAAGTTCGCGGGGGTATTTGGAGAAATCTTCGTTGGGGCCAAACTGGGTGGGATTGACGAAGATACTCACCACCACGCTGCCTTCGGGTCCGGCGATCTGCCGTGCTTCATGAACGAGCTTGAGATGACCTTCGTGCAAGGCTCCCATGGTCGGCACCAGCACGATCCGGGCAGGAATTTTCCCGGCGTGCCAGGCACGCACTTCGTTGATGGTGGACAACACTAGCATGCGTTCCGATAGCCACAGAGGCGCGTTTCACAAGCGGCAAGTGAGGCGATGTTGTCCGGAGGTCGGCGAGATTACCGAAGCGAGCGAAGGTATTCGAAGAGGTCGGTGACTTGCTGGTCGGGGAGGGCGTCGATGAGCCCTTCGGGCATGAGGGAGCGGCGCAGGAATTTGGCTTCGCGGATGGCGGATTTGTTGATGCGCTGGTCTTCGGCTCCGACGGTGCGGAGGATGACGGCTTGTTGGTCTTGGGAGGCGAGGAAACCTTCGCGGATGGTGCCGTCCTTGAGTTCGACCCGGTAGATGTAATAGGCGCTTTCAAGGGCGGCGTTGGGGGTGAGGATGTTGCGCAGGATGGCTTCGGTGCCCATCGCGCCGACGCCGCTGAGGTCGGGTCCGATGTGATTGCCCTGACCTTTGATGAGATGGCAGCCCATGCAGATCATGGCGGTGAGTTTGCCGGCTTCGGCGTTGCCGGGTTTGCTGGCGAGGGCGCGGTGTTTGGCGAATTTGGCGTCGAGGACGGTGGCTTCTTCTGCGGTGAGGACGGGAGGGATGTCGGAGGTTTTGGCGGGTTGGGCTCCGGGTTGGAGTTTGCCCCAGACGTTGTCGCTGGAGGTGTTGAGGAGGAGATTGGGCGTGGAGTCGGGAAGGCCGCGATCAAAGCTGGCGCGGATTTGGTCGGGGGTGCGTTCGGTGTTCCAGACGCGGAAGTTGGACATGGCTCCACGGGTGCCGCTGGGTGCGGTGGACCAGGCGATGCGAGGATTTTCGATTTTTCGAGGGGCGGGTTTTTGGCTGATGCCGGTGGGTTCGCCGTCTTGATAAAGTTTCCAGATGCCGGCGGCATCGCGAGTGGCGGCGACATGGGTCCACATGCCGGGGGTGATGGGTTTTGAGGACACGACGGCGTCGGCGATTGGGGGGAAGGCGTAGACGCGGAAACGGCCGCCGAAGAAGTTGAGGTCGAGCTGGCCGGGGGCTCCGAAAATGCCGTCGGAGTTGCCGGGCTGGCGGGTATCGGGATCGAGTCGGATCCACGTTTCGACCGTCATGGGGCCTTCGAGGGTAAGGTTGATTTGGGTCCAGGCGTTTTCGGTGCCGTCGAGCATGAGAACGTCGCGAAAGAGGCTGGAGGAGCTTTGAAGAAGAGCCGCGAGTTGAGGGTCGTTGGGCAGCAGAACTTGCAGGCGTTCGAGCAGGGAGGCGTCGAGGTCGATGGCATCAATGGTGCCGGATTGGGCGGCGTTGACGATGGTTTTGGCGGTGGATGGATTGGTTGCGAGCCGGTTGAGGGCGGTGCGGCGTTGGGAGGAGGGGAGTAAAGGCCAGAGGTCGAGGGTGAGGGTGGCGGCTTCGGCGGATTGGCTGCTGGTGAGGGCGAGGAGGGCGGAGTCGCGGATGGCGGGATCGGCGGAATTTTTGATGAGGTTGACCAGTAACGTGGTTTCACTGGTGCCGATTTCGGCGAGGGCGCGAAGGGCGGCGAGGGTATGCTCCGGTTTTTGGATGAGGGCGATGACTTGCGGTTCGACGGCGGTGAGTTTGAATCCGGCGGCGAGGTTTAACGCAAGGGCGGTATCGTTGATCTTGAAGAGATTGATGGTGGTTTCGGTGAGGAGGGGGGCGAGTTTAGTGGTGTCGAGTCGGCTACGAATCTGGAGGAGTGAATCGAGGACGGCGATGCGGGTGACGGGATTGTCGAGGGCGAGTTGCAGGGCTTCGATGACGCCGGGTTGATCGAGGTATTCAACGAGGCGGAGGATTTCGGCTTGTTCGGGGGCACGTTGAAGTTGGGGAAGGAGTTTGGCGACGCGGATGGCGCTGGACTGGGGTTCGAGGGAGAGGGTGGCGAGCAGGATGGCTTCGGTGGGAAGGTCGGTGGCGGCGGGGGAATCGAGAAACGTTTCGACGGCTAAAGGCTGTTTTTCGAGGGCCAGCCGGACGAGATAACGTTGGAATTCGCGTTCGTAGGCGGGACCGACTTTGATGATGTTTTGGGCTTTGTGGGATGAGGGGGCGGTGGGCGAGGCGAGGGGGGCTTCAGCGAGTGAAAGGAGGATTTGGAGGGATTGGGTTTGTTCGGCGGGGGTGAGTTGGGGATGGTTGAAGAAGATGCCGGCGACGCGGGCGGTTTCGGCGCGGACTTCGGGATCTTGGTCTTTGGCGGTGTTGGCGAGGAGGGTGAGTGATTCGGCGGCGGTGATGTGTTTTGGTTGGTTGCCAAGGAGGCGGATGGTTTCGCGGCGGAGGTTGCGATTGGGGTTGGCGAGGAGGGCTTTGACGAATGGGTGGTCGAGATGCGGGGAGTTGAGGCCTTCGAGGGCCCAGAGGGCCTGGATGCTGGCGGCGGGGCTTCTTTTGCCGTTTTCGATGAGGGCGCGGAGGTCTTCAGCGAGGTCGGTTTTTTTCTGATCGACGACGGTTTGCCAGGCGAGGTGGCTTTGGGCGAGGGAGTCGTGGCCGAGTTTGGCGAGGAGTTCGTTGTTGGAGAGTTTGGTGAAGTCGGGGACTTGATGCGGGGTTTTGGTTTTGGCTTTGATGCGCCAGATGCGGCCACGGATTTTGTCGCGCTCGGGGTGGTTGCGGGGGACTTCGTTGTGGGAGATGATTTTGTTATACCAATCGACGATGTAAACGCAGCCGTCGGGGCCGAGGGTGAGAGCGACGGGGCGGAACATTTCGTCGGTGGACTCGAGGAAATCGGGCAGATGTTCGGTGCGCCAGTGGGGTCCGTCGCGATGGAGTTTGATGGCGTTGATTTTCCGCGTGATGGGGTTGGCGACGAGCATGACATCGGCCCAGGGGGCAGGATAAGCGCCGTTGGCATCGGTGAGGGCGAGGCCGCTGAGGCCGGTGCCGCCGAGGCGGAAGTTGGTGATGCTGGGGAATTCGGGGGCGTAGCTTTTCCACTGTTTGTTGGAGCAGCCGGGGTAGTTGGCGTATTCGTGGAAGGGCATGACGGCGTAGCCAAAATCGTTGGCCTCCTGGATGAAAGCTTCGCCTTCGCCGTT containing:
- a CDS encoding DUF1549 domain-containing protein, coding for MRLFKATRISILLAIQLAAGSILADTKTPRIWTDVEGRKVSATFIMLQGDSVHIQLANGNIHAIALELLSAEDQKAARSLPPSPLASALNSVPTHMNAAQAAAKVDELVLAGLHKANQKLSHDATRKDGKFAPLKPNPPLNDEQFVRRAYLDIAGRIPNQQETVSFLQSNANDKRMRLIDTLLESDGHVSHLYNYLAEMLRIVDHYGFYIRSSNYIQWMKEQIRNNRPWNELVYELLAAKGKVWNNGPAGYLLRDSSMPLDNLANTLSVFLGTDLSCAQCHDHPFAEWTQRDFYQMAAFFGATSTMTSNSDFPRERRRDLVQAAQDLLTANGRDGKSFGGKINNLVGSNLYDINDLQENRLRLPHDYAYKDGTPGEPVEPKLIVWPDTNPRHNAAYKTMAARRTGDVDGLRQSFAGWVTHAENPRFAMSIANRMWQRAFGLSLMPSVTQLDNPDDAYNPALLKHLTSEMIRLKFNLKEFMRILYNTRAYQSQATNHELAMGEPYHFQGPVLRRMSAEQAWDSFMTLVLGEPDKFKNNESDLYGRAVEMNMLNPALDAQIILRKLQAVESVDARIRSKAAGGLAMADTGGGMSEMNASTPDMTTGSADGYLTHEGLKLMRASELPQPAPAGHFLLQFGQSTRQVMDGGNREGNIPQILMLMNGQVQKMLTNQDSLVMRNMSKVASPPDKVESVFLSILNRRPTLTEKDIARQELAAHGDDAYADIIWALINTREFYFIQ
- the panC gene encoding pantoate--beta-alanine ligase — encoded protein: MLVLSTINEVRAWHAGKIPARIVLVPTMGALHEGHLKLVHEARQIAGPEGSVVVSIFVNPTQFGPNEDFSKYPRELQADAEKCEAAGVDMIFAPDANEVYPPDRSMQVLETSLSTTLCGASRPGHFDGVCLVVLKLFNIIQPTHSVFGKKDYQQLAIIRRMTRDLDVPVEIIGIETVREPDGLALSSRNRYLNQDERDQAVEIRRGLEFVNERFLSGETDSNMLTAMFEKHLAYAAPLHRLDYIACVNRDTLIPDPCANDRSLLATAVFFGKTRLIDNLELGI
- a CDS encoding PVC-type heme-binding CxxCH protein, which gives rise to MHRFPKVDFHRLMVGASPPDLVIIPRILHPTPPLSFLPMRLFHLLLTFACITLAPVTNAAPVPLFDGKTLEGWEGDLKWWSVKDGAISGGSITEKIPHNFFLATNRSYHNFDLRLKIKLTGDPTTGMINSGIQIRSLRVPNNTEMSGYQVDAGDGWWGKMYDESRRNKVISESANLAAVQSSVIKNDWNDFRILTTGPRIQTWINDVPALDYTEADPKIALDGKIAIQIHSGGVAQVQVKDVTIEELPATPNAPNWDKVGHPPAKKPKASANVVPLKEGNALTVTPKTPQEQLATFKVPDGFEVELVAAEDPDAGIGKFIAVHFDDRGRLWTMTAMEYPVDGNENPAAADALYQSHAKDKILVYDAPFAPGPQKPRVFADGLAIPLGILPYKDGCYALHGPDIVYLKDTDNDGKADQRETILTGFGVQDSHLFPHQFTRAPGGYLWFAQGAFNYGKVRRPNDAPERAIKFDQTRMAKFRPDGSGFDITSNGPCNIWGLVLNGEGEAFIQEANDFGYAVMPFHEYANYPGCSNKQWKSYAPEFPSITNFRLGGTGLSGLALTDANGAYPAPWADVMLVANPITRKINAIKLHRDGPHWRTEHLPDFLESTDEMFRPVALTLGPDGCVYIVDWYNKIISHNEVPRNHPERDKIRGRIWRIKAKTKTPHQVPDFTKLSNNELLAKLGHDSLAQSHLAWQTVVDQKKTDLAEDLRALIENGKRSPAASIQALWALEGLNSPHLDHPFVKALLANPNRNLRRETIRLLGNQPKHITAAESLTLLANTAKDQDPEVRAETARVAGIFFNHPQLTPAEQTQSLQILLSLAEAPLASPTAPSSHKAQNIIKVGPAYEREFQRYLVRLALEKQPLAVETFLDSPAATDLPTEAILLATLSLEPQSSAIRVAKLLPQLQRAPEQAEILRLVEYLDQPGVIEALQLALDNPVTRIAVLDSLLQIRSRLDTTKLAPLLTETTINLFKINDTALALNLAAGFKLTAVEPQVIALIQKPEHTLAALRALAEIGTSETTLLVNLIKNSADPAIRDSALLALTSSQSAEAATLTLDLWPLLPSSQRRTALNRLATNPSTAKTIVNAAQSGTIDAIDLDASLLERLQVLLPNDPQLAALLQSSSSLFRDVLMLDGTENAWTQINLTLEGPMTVETWIRLDPDTRQPGNSDGIFGAPGQLDLNFFGGRFRVYAFPPIADAVVSSKPITPGMWTHVAATRDAAGIWKLYQDGEPTGISQKPAPRKIENPRIAWSTAPSGTRGAMSNFRVWNTERTPDQIRASFDRGLPDSTPNLLLNTSSDNVWGKLQPGAQPAKTSDIPPVLTAEEATVLDAKFAKHRALASKPGNAEAGKLTAMICMGCHLIKGQGNHIGPDLSGVGAMGTEAILRNILTPNAALESAYYIYRVELKDGTIREGFLASQDQQAVILRTVGAEDQRINKSAIREAKFLRRSLMPEGLIDALPDQQVTDLFEYLRSLR